AAGTTAACAGATTACTGTTTAAACCCTGAACATCCTAGTGGAAAGTCTAAAGCTAGAGTTTTCGCTTCGGTTTTAGGAATTACAGGTGAAAATGCTGAAATTTTACGACAGTTTGTGCAAACAGCAGCTATTGAAGGTGAAGTTATCCAGCAAAATAGCACTGCATTCGATCAATAGTTTAAGGTAGATCGGATAGTACCCAATACAGATGGAATACGACTGCGTACAATCTGGGAAATTACCTCGAAAAATCCAAATCCACGCTTGCTCACTGCATTTCTCAAATTATAATGACAAAACTTAAACTTTTGGATACTGTCGCTACTCTAAACCCTGTTTCTATTGAGCAATTAACCTTAGTGGAAGCAGATGACACTGCTATTGAAAGTCTGCCAAGAGGACAAGTGGGAACAATTGTAGAAGTGTATGAAGAAGATTGTCATTATTTAGTTGAATTTGCTGACACTCAAGGGTGTGAATATGCAATGGCTATATTGAAAGCAGATGAACTTTTTGTTTTGCACTATGATTTGGCAGTTGCCTAAGTTTTTTAGTGCAACAGAACAATTTAAGGTTTAATCAGCACGTACAAACTCATATTGATCAGTGCCAGGTTTTGGTTGAACTTTGACTAAGAAGATGGGATTGTCACTGTGATCGCCTGATGAAAACTAAATTTTTCCTGTTGCACCTTCGACTGCAAAACTTGAACTTCGATTAATTATTTTTGAAGCTTTTTCTAAATCATTTAATCAAAACGTAGATCCATCAATAACGGCTTTAGACCTCAACAACTTTCCTACAAGGTCTAAAGCCATCACTACTAACTATGTTATTTAATTGACGACGAATTATCCGACATGCCATCCTGAGATGGCAAACCCCGAATGCGATTCATTTGTGCAAGGGCGTATCGTGCTGTTGCTTGAACATCAGGATCGGAATCTTGCACTGCATGACATAAAATCTGGCTAATTTGAGCCATCATGTCATAAACACGAGTCAGGTCACGAATAGCATTTTGCCGTACCTGTGGGCTTTGATCTCGTAGAGAAATAGCCAAAGCGTTATTCATCGGTTTAAGTGTGCTGATGCCAATTTCTGCTAAGGCAGCCAAAATTAGACTCCGCTGTTGTGAATCGGCATCAATCATTAAATCTACCAACGGTTGAATCGCTCGGGAGTCTCCTTGTTGCCCTAAACCCCAAATCGCTTTGCGTCGCTTAATAGGATCACGACTGCTTAAATCTTGAATTAATTCTTCAACAATATTGGCTTTGGCTAGGCGGGAAGTGTTTTCTATTGGAGATGGTGGCAGTAATTTTACTGTTTGTGATGTGGTAGATACTTGTAGAGTGGTATTTAATTCTTGTGGGGGCTGTATCTGTTGTTGGGAATCTATATCAGTGGAGCCTTCCAAAGACAAAATATCGCTTTTGCTAGGTATAACTTTTTTGCTGCTGCCCAATAATTTTATTAAAAATAACAATGCACCAGTAGCTCCCAAAATCGCGCTCGCCACTACAAACCACCACATTAAGTCGTACTCTTTTGATTGCTTGTTATTTGTAGTGGATTCTGGGTTAGGGCTGGCAAAAATATTTTTATACCAAGTTGTGTTCAAATGTAACACTTTGAGCGATGGAGTGGGGTGGTGAGATGAAATCTTTCTTGCCATCACCCCATTGCCCCATCTTTCAAGGTTTTGTGTTGCTGTACTTGGGGAACCATAGCCCAAACTCGGGTAAGTAAAACAGATACTCAGCACAATTGAATAACGGCATAGCCTCATATACTAAATTTCAGTCAGAATATATGTGGAATTCATGGATACCACGATAACTTCAGACAGAACAAAATGTTAATTATTATTTTGAGAAAAATTTTTACATCAGTATTTTCAATATAGTTGGCAAGGGTGATCTGTTTTTGAAAATAACCTTTTTCCAAGAGGGTTTAGCGATGATCCTCACAGAATTAAATAATAGAATATAGATGTATTATTTATTACCTTTAACAGCCTCTGTAGATGGGCTTATGTACTCAGGAAATAGGGTAAAATATTTCTCCCCATCTCCCCATCTCCCCACCTCCCCCCTACCTCAATTAATATTTTTAGCCTTTTGTCTGTTTTTCCAGATACTGACGCACTCCTTCACTCATTTGCAATAGATTCGGTTCAACCTTTTTGCTGAGAAAATCTTCAACTATATTGGCGACTTTAGTCGCGATGAACCAGGGTACACCTTTGATTTGCTTGGAGTCAATTATAAGTTCGCCACGACTCTTAATAACTGTGGCATTCCCATCTGCAATAAAGCGGTTCTTACCTGCACAGTGAACCGCTTCGGTAAAAGCGTGAGTTTTAATTTGCCACTCCACCAAAAACTCAGCTTCGTTCCAGGTATTGTATTCTGTCCAAGAGAGCATATCTTCACTGAGTATAGCTCTTGCTGCCAATGGAATGTCTCCGCCTCCATGCCATTCGTTAATACTGTAAACTCGTTTATCTTCCTCTCGACGAGATTTCACCTCAATTTGACGCACGTTTGGCATGTAGGGAACAAGTTCAATTAGCTTATCCCGATAGGTAGCGTAGACAAGGGAGAGTGGAAAAGAAATCCGCGTATCAGCAGATATGAGCATTTTTTAATCAATTCTGGATTGAGATTTTGAATAAAAGACAGTTTTAAAGTTAACTGAGACTTTCATATTATCAATATGACTGGAAAGTTATCTTAGCTGGATGTGTGATCGCCCTGTTGGATGTAGAAATTTCCGTAACTGGCAAAAAGCACCAAAACTATTAGATGAAGATGAAGCAGATTTAATTATCGAGCATTGCCTACAGTATTCGTCTTGACATGAAAAACAAACACTATATCAAGAAAACTGAGTTTGTATTGCTAGCGCGAGTTGCACTCATGCCCTAGAGTTATTCACTTACTGTATCTCTTGTTGCCGTAAACGATTCAAACGCTCCGAGTAATTCCTGATTACCTCAATTGCAAACACAGGGGTTTCCTGAACAGCGAACAGAAACCTTGCCTGATCTAAAAAAGCTAGCTTACAGTCTGTTTTCGCGATCGCTGTATAAGTTCTGTTTTTAATACCAATCAGCACTCCCGTACCAAAAACATTTCCTGCTTCTATAGTCTCTACAACCCTACCATTAACTAATAAATCTACTTCTCCTTCTACGACACCATACATACAATCTCCTGTTTGTCCTTCCTGGAAGATGACTTGACCGGGTGAAAATATGACGGGACCAGGTTGTTTTTGAAAAATTGTAATAGTTTGTACAGGCTCTAACATAGTTTTGTCACCCCACTTCCAAAGAAATTTAAATTATAGTGTGCTTTATTTGATAGATTTTATAAATAAAATTTCACACTCTAATAATAATTTTGATACATTGTCTGCAATCAGGTCGGTAGACATTAACAAATAAAAATGGGTAATTGGTAATTGGTAATTAAGATACTGATGTTTTTTCCCATGCCCGATGTCCAAAACCTTCTGCCTTCTGCCTTTCTCTGTAAACAATTATCTGAACTTGATAGAATTGGTGATAGCTAAATCATATGAGTGATACCCTATTCTCTATTGAAAATTTGCGGGTTGCCTATCCTCACCGTAGTGACGAAAAGACTCAATGGGCTGTTGATGATGTATCTTTCAGCCTTCAACCAGGTGAAAAAATGGGATTGGTAGGAGAGTCTGGGTGTGGTAAGTCAACTTTGGGAAGGGCTGCAATGCGATTGCTACCACCATCTACTCGGATTGAGGGACAAGTAACATTTCAAGGACAGTCTGTGTTTGATTTAACACCATTGCAGATGCAAAAATTCCGAGGAGAGGCAGTGGCGTTAATCTTTCAAGACCCAATGACGCGCCTCGATCCACTAATGACGATTGGCAACCACTGTATTGAAACGCTCAAGGCACACTCACCCCAATTATCAGCCAAAGCAGCGAAAGAAAAAGCGATCGCCACTTTAGAAAAGGTTAATATACCAGCTACTCGCTGGAATCAGTATCCTCATGAGTTTAGCGGTGGAATGCGGCAACGGGTAGCAATTGCCTTAGCTTTATTGTTGCAACCAAAGCTGATAGTTGCCGATGAACCCACCACCAGCTTAGATGTCACTGT
Above is a genomic segment from Fischerella sp. JS2 containing:
- a CDS encoding DUF6883 domain-containing protein, with protein sequence MKLLNGEQAEIFMQKLTDYCLNPEHPSGKSKARVFASVLGITGENAEILRQFVQTAAIEGEVIQQNSTAFDQ
- a CDS encoding DUF4926 domain-containing protein; translation: MTKLKLLDTVATLNPVSIEQLTLVEADDTAIESLPRGQVGTIVEVYEEDCHYLVEFADTQGCEYAMAILKADELFVLHYDLAVA
- a CDS encoding HEAT repeat domain-containing protein; translation: MRLCRYSIVLSICFTYPSLGYGSPSTATQNLERWGNGVMARKISSHHPTPSLKVLHLNTTWYKNIFASPNPESTTNNKQSKEYDLMWWFVVASAILGATGALLFLIKLLGSSKKVIPSKSDILSLEGSTDIDSQQQIQPPQELNTTLQVSTTSQTVKLLPPSPIENTSRLAKANIVEELIQDLSSRDPIKRRKAIWGLGQQGDSRAIQPLVDLMIDADSQQRSLILAALAEIGISTLKPMNNALAISLRDQSPQVRQNAIRDLTRVYDMMAQISQILCHAVQDSDPDVQATARYALAQMNRIRGLPSQDGMSDNSSSIK
- a CDS encoding cyclic nucleotide-binding domain-containing protein, with product MLEPVQTITIFQKQPGPVIFSPGQVIFQEGQTGDCMYGVVEGEVDLLVNGRVVETIEAGNVFGTGVLIGIKNRTYTAIAKTDCKLAFLDQARFLFAVQETPVFAIEVIRNYSERLNRLRQQEIQ